The following proteins are encoded in a genomic region of Nicotiana sylvestris chromosome 4, ASM39365v2, whole genome shotgun sequence:
- the LOC104224318 gene encoding putative receptor protein kinase ZmPK1, producing MDVPILILVLASLVALPFSSSSTIFSLSEGSLSAPQDSLLSPNGEFTAGFYSVGENAYFFAIWFTKPLADGNNTVVWMANRDQPINGRKSHLSLLKSGNLVLIDANQINVWESGTQSSSPVELRLLDNGNLVLVTSEGQEIWQSFDSPTDTLLPEQPLTKTSKLVSRRSSTNFSSGFYQVHFNEDNVLHLVFDGTEMTSVFWPSPWLIVWDAGRSTYNDSKTAVLDPLGNFVSSDEFRFQSADYGVELRRRFTLDVDGNIRLYSLDMLSNTWRVTWQLFLAACRVHGVCGLNSLCSYDPYFGRKCSCIPGYRMRNPIDWSYGCEPESAISCNDTSSMDFFPLHHVEFYGYDIAYFRNKTLQECKNLCLKHCDCKGFQYKFVGGNGTYGCYPKTLLFNGYVQSSWPDIVYVKLRKGRQTWQANYKGNLQCGNEKVMLDRAYKRKEQHGWIKSFIWSIVVAGVLEILCFLTYWIKTRKGSHETKQGYLQLSTRFKKFTYAELKKASSNFSEEIGRGGGSIVYKGKLSDDRVAAIKSLSGGANYQGEAEFLAEVSTIGNLNHMNLIELWGYCAEGKHRLLVYEYMEYGSLSDNLHANKLDWEKRFDIALGTAKGLAYLHEECLEWVLHCDVKPQNILLDSNYKPKVADFGLSKILNRGGLDNSSFSTIRGTRGYMAPEWVFKMPITSKVDVYSYGIVLLEMITGKSPEVCVHGGRRDNDAMGQGVLVTWIREKMREASETKSWIQEIVDPSLNGEFDLEKMEILLKVALQCSEEDRDARPTMCEVVDKMLHPENLELKIDILI from the exons ATGGATGTACCaattttgattcttgttttgGCTTCACTTGTTGCATTGCCATTTTCATCATCCTCAACAATCTTTAGTTTATCTGAAGGTTCACTTTCTGCTCCACAAGATTCTCTTTTATCTCCCAATGGAGAATTCACTGCTGGTTTTTACTCTGTTGGTGAAAATGCTTATTTCTTTGCTATATGGTTCACTAAGCCATTGGCTGATGGAAACAACACCGTTGTTTGGATGGCTAACCGTGACCAACCTATAAATGGAAGAAAATCACATCTTTCCCTGCTCAAATCAGGCAACCTCGTATTGATTGATGCGAACCAGATCAATGTTTGGGAATCTGGTACACAATCAAGTTCCCCTGTTGAATTAAGGTTGCTGGATAATGGCAACCTCGTTCTTGTAACTTCAGAAGGTCAAGAAATCTGGCAAAGCTTTGATTCACCTACAGACACACTTCTTCCTGAACAACCACTTACCAAAACCTCAAAGCTTGTGTCACGTAGAAGCTCGACCAATTTCTCTTCTGGATTTTACCAGGTACATTTTAATGAGGATAATGTCCTACATCTTGTCTTTGATGGCACAGAGATGACAAGTGTTTTTTGGCCCAGCCCGTGGTTAATTGTTTGGGATGCAG GTCGGTCCACCTACAATGACAGCAAAACTGCAGTTCTTGACCCTTTGGGAAATTTTGTATCGAgtgatgaatttagattccaatCTGCTGATTATGGTGTGGAATTGCGAAGAAGATTCACTCTTGATGTAGATGGCAATATTCGATTGTACAGCCTAGATATGCTGAGTAACACTTGGAGAGTTACTTGGCAGTTATTTCTAGCAGCTTGTAGGGTTCATGGAGTTTGTGGATTGAACAGTTTGTGTTCTTACGATCCTTATTTTGGCAGAAAATGTTCTTGTATACCAGGATATAGGATGAGAAATCCCATAGATTGGTCCTATGGTTGTGAACCAGAATCCGCGATTTCTTGTAACGATACTAGTTCAATGGATTTCTTTCCGCTTCACCACGTTGAGTTTTACGGGTATGATATTGCATATTTTCGTAATAAAACATTGCAGGAATGCAAGAATTTATGCTTGAAACATTGTGATTGCAAAGGTTTCCAGTACAAGTTTGTTGGAGGCAATGGTACCTATGGTTGTTACCCAAAAACACTCTTATTTAATGGCTATGTCCAATCAAGTTGGCCAGATATTGTTTATGTGAAATTGCGTAAAGGAAGGCAAACTTGGCAAGCGAATTATAAAGGAAATCTCCAATGTGGCAATGAAAAAGTGATGCTGGACAGAGCTTATAAAAGAAAAGAACAACATGGTTGGATAAAGTCATTCATTTGGTCAATTGTTGTAGCTGGAGTTTTGGAGATTCTTTGTTTTCTCACTTACTGGATTAAGACAAGAAAAGGCTCACATGAAACCAAGCAAGGGTACCTTCAACTTTCAACAAGATTCAAGAAATTCACCTATGCTGAGCTCAAGAAGGCCTCTTCCAATTTCAGTGAAGAGATAGGCCGAGGAGGCGGTAGTATTGTGTATAAAGGAAAATTGTCTGACGACAGAGTTGCAGCTATAAAGTCTCTTAGTGGAGGAGCCAACTATCAAGGAGAAGCTGAATTTCTAGCAGAAGTGAGTACTATAGGCAACCTTAATCACATGAATTTGATAGAATTATGGGGATATTGTGCTGAGGGAAAGCACAGGCTTCTAGTTTATGAATATATGGAGTATGGTTCTTTGTCTGATAATTTGCATGCCAACAAACTTGATTGGGAGAAAAGGTTTGACATTGCTTTAGGAACAGCCAAAGGACTTGCTTACTTGCATGAAGAGTGCTTGGAATGGGTCTTGCATTGTGATGTTAAGCCTCAGAATATACTTTTAGATTCCAATTACAAGCCAAAAGTTGCTGATTTTGGGCTATCGAAAATATTAAATAGAGGTGGCTTGGATAATTCGAGCTTTTCCACGATAAGGGGGACTAGAGGATACATGGCTCCTGAATGGGTTTTTAAGATGCCTATTACCTCAAAAGTTGACGTCTATAGTTATGGAATTGTTTTATTGGAGATGATCACAGGCAAGAGTCCAGAAGTTTGTGTTCATGGCGGCAGAAGGGATAATGATGCTATGGGACAAGGGGTGTTGGTAACTTGGATAAGAGAGAAGATGCGCGAAGCCAGTGAAACAAAATCATGGATTCAAGAAATTGTGGATCCGTCTTTAAATGGtgaatttgatttggagaagatggaaattttattgaaagTAGCTTTGCAATGCTCAGAGGAAGATAGAGATGCAAGACCTACCATGTGCGAGGTGGTGGATAAGATGCTTCATCCAGAAAATCTCGAGTTGAAAATAGACATATTAATTTAA